A portion of the Hoplias malabaricus isolate fHopMal1 chromosome 1, fHopMal1.hap1, whole genome shotgun sequence genome contains these proteins:
- the cdv3 gene encoding protein CDV3 homolog: MADVATAGAEKSLDDFFAKRDKKKKKEKGKGKETTTTTTAAASAPVSLKKIKKEKEKSTKNENQDTLTEKEDEEWKEFEQKEVDYSGLRLQALQISDEKEEEEYEKEEVGEDGEIILVSGDKISGPWNKSGAPPPAAPVEEEVVPESKPSGVYRPPGARLGPAKKGPSQGPPEIYNDTQFPSLLATAKHVETRKDREIEKTFEVVKHKTRTREGDGPAAMQQLQLDNQFAVLGDK, translated from the exons ATGGCGGATGTGGCGACAGCTGGCGCGGAAAAGAGCCTAGACGACTTCTTCGCGAAGCgagataaaaagaaaaagaaggagaaagGCAAAGGAAAGGAGACGACGACGACGACCACGGCAGCAGCCAGCGCCCCGGTCTCGTTAAAAAAGAtcaagaaagagaaggagaagtcGACGAAGAACGAAAACCAGGACACGCTGACGGAGAAG GAGGATGAGGAATGGAAGGAGTTTGAACAGAAGGAGGTGGACTACAGTGGCCTGAGGCTGCAGGCCCTTCAAATAAG TGAtgaaaaagaagaggaagagtATGAGAAGGAAGAGGTTGGTGAGGATGGAGAGATTATTCTTGTCAGTGGAGATAAAATCTCTGGTCCATGGAACAAGTCTGGAGCTCCTCCACCAGCTGCTCCTGTGG AGGAGGAGGTTGTTCCTGAGTCAAAGCCTTCAGGAGTGTATCGTCCCCCAGGAGCCCGACTAGGTCCCGCAAAGAAGGGCCCTTCACAGGGGCCTCCAGAGATCTATAATGATACCCAGTTTCCTTCCCTCCTCGCTACTGCCAAACACGTGGAGACTCGCAA GGACAGAGAAATTGAGAAGACTTTTGAAGTGGTCAAGCACAAGACCCGTACCAGAGAGGGAGACGGCCCTGCGGCCATGCAGCAGTTACAGTTGGACAACCAGTTTGCCGTTCTGGGGGATAAGTAA